One genomic segment of Streptomyces sp. NBC_00239 includes these proteins:
- the tsf gene encoding translation elongation factor Ts, whose translation MANYTAADVKKLRELTGAGMMDCKKALVESDGDVDKAVEALRIKGQKGVAKREGRSAENGAVVSLIADDNTSGVIVELKCETDFVAKGDKFQAVANTIAEHVAATKPADIEALLASEIEAGKTVQAFVDEANANLGEKIVLDRFAYYGDGFVTAYMHRTMPDLPPQIGVLVELDKDSDIARGIAQHIAAFAPKYLSKEDVPAEVVESERRVAEETTRAEGKPEAALPKIVEGRLNGFFKDATLLGQPYALDNKKSVQQILDEAGVTLKRFARIKVGI comes from the coding sequence ATGGCGAACTACACCGCCGCTGACGTCAAGAAGCTCCGCGAGCTCACCGGCGCCGGCATGATGGACTGCAAGAAGGCCCTGGTCGAGTCCGACGGCGACGTCGACAAGGCCGTCGAGGCCCTGCGCATCAAGGGTCAGAAGGGCGTCGCCAAGCGCGAAGGCCGTTCTGCCGAGAACGGTGCCGTTGTCTCCCTCATCGCCGACGACAACACCTCCGGTGTCATCGTCGAGCTGAAGTGCGAGACGGACTTCGTCGCCAAGGGTGACAAGTTCCAGGCCGTCGCCAACACGATCGCCGAGCACGTCGCGGCCACCAAGCCCGCCGACATCGAGGCCCTGCTCGCCTCCGAGATCGAGGCCGGCAAGACCGTCCAGGCGTTCGTGGACGAGGCCAACGCCAACCTGGGCGAGAAGATCGTCCTGGACCGCTTCGCGTACTACGGCGACGGCTTCGTCACCGCGTACATGCACCGCACCATGCCCGACCTGCCCCCGCAGATCGGTGTTCTGGTCGAGCTCGACAAGGACAGCGACATCGCTCGCGGCATCGCGCAGCACATCGCCGCCTTCGCGCCGAAGTACCTCTCCAAGGAGGACGTCCCGGCCGAGGTCGTCGAGTCCGAGCGTCGCGTCGCCGAGGAGACCACCCGCGCCGAGGGCAAGCCCGAGGCCGCGCTCCCGAAGATCGTCGAGGGTCGCCTCAACGGCTTCTTCAAGGACGCCACCCTCCTGGGCCAGCCGTACGCGCTGGACAACAAGAAGTCCGTCCAGCAGATCCTGGACGAGGCCGGCGTCACCCTGAAGCGCTTCGCGCGCATCAAGGTCGGCATCTGA
- the frr gene encoding ribosome recycling factor: protein MIEEILLEAEEKMEKAVVVAKEDFAAIRTGRAHPAMFNKIVADYYGAITPINQLASFSVPEPRMAVVTPFDKSALRNIEQAIRDSDLGVNPSNDGNIIRVTFPELTQDRRKEYIKVARTKGEDSKVSIRSIRRKAKDALDKLVKDKESGEDEVRRAEKELDDTTAKYVAQVDELLKHKEAELLEV, encoded by the coding sequence GTGATCGAAGAAATCCTCCTCGAGGCCGAGGAGAAGATGGAGAAGGCCGTCGTGGTCGCCAAGGAGGACTTCGCCGCGATCCGCACCGGCCGTGCGCACCCGGCGATGTTCAACAAGATCGTGGCTGACTACTACGGCGCCATCACGCCCATCAACCAGCTCGCGTCCTTCTCGGTGCCCGAGCCGCGCATGGCCGTGGTGACCCCGTTCGACAAGAGCGCCCTGCGCAACATCGAGCAGGCCATCCGGGACTCCGACCTGGGCGTCAACCCCAGCAACGACGGCAATATCATCCGGGTGACCTTCCCCGAGCTGACGCAGGACCGCCGCAAGGAGTACATCAAGGTCGCCCGCACCAAGGGCGAGGACTCCAAGGTCTCGATCCGCTCCATCCGCCGCAAGGCGAAGGACGCCCTCGACAAGCTCGTCAAGGACAAGGAGTCCGGCGAGGACGAGGTGCGCCGCGCGGAGAAGGAGCTCGACGACACCACCGCGAAGTACGTCGCCCAGGTGGACGAGCTGCTCAAGCACAAGGAAGCCGAGCTGCTCGAGGTCTGA
- a CDS encoding ABC transporter ATP-binding protein, producing the protein MTLLELDGVTVRFGDRPVVDSVGLSVAEHEIVCVLGPSGSGKSTLLRVVAGLQRPAAGRVLLGGTDQASVPVHRRGVGLMFQDHQLFPQRDVGGNVAFGLRMHGVGRAGRERRVAELLELVGLPGAQRRAVSALSGGEQQRVALARALAPRPRLLMLDEPLGQLDRGLRERLVVELRGLFARLGTTVLAVTHDQGEAFALADRVVVMRDGRIAQAGTPLEVWQRPASEFVARFLGFDNVVPGVVSDGVAETPWGRIPVPSGTPDGDCRVLVRPGGVLLGPGQGRPGSGAGEGVPAHGSGEGLACTVESRTFRGTHVAVALRVGEGRPGLEAECSLEGAPGVGERVVVRFGGAGVVVLPVG; encoded by the coding sequence ATGACGCTGCTGGAACTCGACGGGGTCACCGTCCGCTTCGGGGACCGGCCCGTGGTCGACTCCGTCGGCCTGTCGGTGGCCGAGCACGAGATCGTGTGCGTGCTCGGGCCCAGCGGCAGCGGCAAATCGACCCTGCTGCGGGTGGTGGCCGGGCTGCAGCGGCCGGCCGCCGGCCGGGTGCTGCTGGGGGGTACGGACCAGGCTTCCGTACCCGTGCACCGGCGCGGGGTCGGCCTGATGTTCCAGGACCACCAGCTGTTCCCGCAGCGCGACGTCGGCGGGAACGTGGCGTTCGGGCTGCGCATGCACGGGGTCGGGCGGGCCGGACGCGAGCGGCGGGTCGCGGAGCTGCTGGAGCTGGTCGGGCTGCCGGGCGCGCAGCGGCGCGCGGTCTCCGCCCTGTCGGGCGGCGAGCAGCAGCGGGTGGCGCTGGCCCGGGCGCTGGCCCCGAGGCCGCGCCTGCTGATGCTCGACGAGCCGCTCGGGCAGCTGGACCGGGGGCTGCGGGAGCGGCTCGTGGTGGAACTGCGCGGGCTGTTCGCACGGCTGGGCACGACCGTGCTCGCCGTCACCCACGACCAGGGGGAGGCGTTCGCGCTCGCCGACCGGGTGGTGGTGATGAGGGACGGGCGGATCGCCCAGGCAGGCACCCCGCTGGAGGTGTGGCAGCGGCCGGCGTCCGAATTCGTGGCCCGCTTCCTGGGCTTCGACAACGTGGTGCCGGGGGTTGTGTCGGACGGGGTCGCGGAGACGCCGTGGGGGCGGATTCCGGTGCCCTCGGGCACGCCGGACGGGGACTGCCGGGTGTTGGTGCGGCCGGGTGGGGTCCTGCTGGGGCCGGGCCAGGGCCGGCCGGGTTCGGGAGCCGGGGAGGGCGTGCCGGCGCACGGATCCGGGGAGGGGCTGGCGTGCACGGTGGAGTCCCGGACGTTCCGGGGGACGCACGTGGCGGTGGCGTTGCGGGTGGGGGAGGGGCGGCCCGGGCTGGAGGCGGAGTGTTCTCTGGAGGGGGCGCCGGGGGTGGGGGAGCGGGTTGTCGTGCGGTTTGGTGGGGCGGGGGTTGTGGTCCTGCCGGTGGGGTAG
- the pyrH gene encoding UMP kinase: MNQGVDPHTASDDKSDHEKKGRRFMLKLSGEAFSGGGGLGVDPDVVHAIAREIAAVVRDGAEIAIVIGGGNFFRGAELQQRGMDRARSDYMGMLGTVMNCLALQDFLEKEGIDSRVQTAITMGQVAEPYIPLRAVRHLEKGRVVIFGAGMGMPYFSTDTTAAQRALEIDAEALLMGKNGVDGVYDSDPKTNPDAVKFDALEYGEVLSRDLKVADATAITLCRDNKLPILVFELLAEGNIARAVKGEKIGTLVSDQGTRA, translated from the coding sequence ATGAATCAGGGCGTGGACCCCCACACCGCTTCCGACGACAAGAGCGACCACGAGAAGAAGGGTCGCCGCTTCATGCTGAAGCTGTCCGGCGAAGCCTTCTCAGGCGGCGGCGGGCTGGGCGTCGACCCCGACGTCGTGCACGCCATCGCCCGTGAGATCGCGGCCGTGGTCCGTGACGGCGCGGAGATCGCGATCGTCATCGGCGGCGGCAACTTCTTCCGCGGCGCCGAGCTGCAGCAGCGCGGCATGGACCGGGCCCGGTCCGACTACATGGGCATGCTCGGCACGGTCATGAACTGCCTGGCCCTCCAGGACTTCCTGGAGAAGGAAGGCATCGACTCCCGTGTCCAGACCGCCATCACCATGGGTCAGGTCGCGGAGCCGTACATCCCGCTGCGTGCGGTGCGCCACCTTGAGAAGGGACGCGTCGTGATCTTCGGCGCGGGCATGGGCATGCCGTACTTCTCGACCGACACCACCGCCGCCCAGCGGGCCCTCGAGATCGACGCCGAGGCGCTCCTCATGGGCAAGAACGGCGTGGACGGGGTCTACGACTCCGACCCGAAGACCAACCCGGACGCGGTGAAGTTCGACGCGCTCGAGTACGGCGAGGTGCTCTCCCGCGACCTCAAGGTCGCCGACGCCACCGCCATCACGCTGTGCCGTGACAACAAGCTGCCGATCCTCGTCTTCGAGCTGCTCGCGGAGGGCAATATCGCTCGCGCCGTCAAGGGTGAGAAGATCGGCACGCTGGTGAGCGACCAGGGCACCCGGGCCTGA
- a CDS encoding LOG family protein, whose protein sequence is MANRDSADTPDNEIETLAEFDQVAARGSLSGYRIQSVNLLERTFALLSADTSAAVFLGCPMQPDAATKVRGDGALVFPPIPDLPFNPYRGLLYTPEELFDGLSAGYDATPDALAYGWFQETKADGDVFSSMLRAIHDDAISDALDEHLAGHRVVGVMGGHSMARGGEPYAGAALLGRTLARTGLTVATGGGPGAMEAANLGAYLAPFDDAALPDALGHLAATPSFAPSVTAWADGAFEVRKLWPGGGDSVGIPTWFYGHEPPNAFAGHIAKYFANATREDGLLARSNAGVVFLPGAAGTVQEIFDNATPNYYGSRGEPTPMVLVDRAHWTERLPAWPLLQALAVGRPMESRIALVDSVDEVPAALAALS, encoded by the coding sequence GTGGCCAACCGAGACAGCGCAGACACGCCAGACAACGAGATCGAGACCCTCGCCGAATTCGACCAGGTGGCGGCACGCGGCTCGCTGAGCGGCTACCGCATCCAGTCCGTGAACCTGCTGGAGCGCACCTTCGCCCTGCTCTCGGCGGACACCTCGGCCGCCGTGTTCCTCGGCTGCCCCATGCAGCCCGACGCTGCGACCAAGGTCCGCGGCGACGGCGCCCTCGTCTTCCCGCCCATCCCCGACCTGCCGTTCAACCCGTACCGCGGTCTCCTCTACACCCCCGAGGAACTCTTCGACGGCCTGTCCGCCGGCTACGACGCCACGCCCGACGCCCTCGCGTACGGCTGGTTCCAGGAGACCAAGGCCGACGGCGACGTCTTCTCGTCGATGCTGCGCGCCATCCACGACGACGCGATCTCGGACGCCCTGGACGAGCACCTGGCGGGGCACCGGGTCGTCGGCGTGATGGGCGGGCACTCCATGGCCCGCGGCGGCGAACCGTACGCGGGCGCGGCCCTGCTCGGCCGCACCCTGGCCCGTACGGGGCTCACGGTGGCCACCGGCGGCGGCCCCGGCGCGATGGAGGCCGCCAACCTCGGCGCCTACCTGGCGCCCTTCGACGACGCCGCGCTCCCTGACGCATTGGGCCACCTGGCCGCGACGCCGTCCTTCGCCCCGTCGGTCACCGCGTGGGCGGACGGCGCCTTCGAGGTGCGCAAGCTCTGGCCGGGCGGCGGCGACTCGGTGGGCATCCCCACCTGGTTCTACGGCCACGAGCCGCCGAACGCGTTCGCCGGCCACATCGCCAAGTACTTCGCCAACGCGACCCGCGAGGACGGCCTGCTGGCCCGTTCGAACGCCGGTGTCGTGTTCCTGCCGGGCGCGGCCGGCACCGTCCAGGAGATCTTCGACAACGCGACCCCGAACTACTACGGGTCGCGGGGCGAGCCCACCCCGATGGTGCTGGTGGACCGCGCCCACTGGACGGAGCGCCTGCCCGCCTGGCCGCTCCTCCAGGCGCTGGCCGTGGGCCGGCCCATGGAGTCGCGGATCGCCCTGGTCGACTCCGTGGACGAGGTCCCGGCCGCCCTCGCCGCCCTCTCCTGA
- the rpsB gene encoding 30S ribosomal protein S2: MAVVTMRELLESGVHFGHQTRRWNPKMKRFIFTERNGIYIIDLLQSLSYIDRAFEFVKETVAHGGSIMFVGTKKQAQEAIAEQATRVGMPYVNQRWLGGMLTNFSTVYKRLQRLKELELIDFEDVAASGLTKKELLVLSREKAKLEKTLGGIREMSKVPSAVWIVDTKKEHIAVGEARKLHIPVVAILDTNCDPDEVDYKIPGNDDAIRSVTLLTRVIADAVAEGLIARSGAATGDSKPGDKVVGEPLAEWERDLLEGDKKADEAPVAAEAPAAEAPAADEAAAVEAPAADEAAPAADAEQA, translated from the coding sequence ATGGCCGTCGTAACGATGCGGGAGCTGCTGGAAAGCGGCGTCCACTTCGGTCACCAGACCCGTCGCTGGAACCCGAAGATGAAGCGCTTCATCTTCACCGAGCGCAACGGCATCTACATCATCGACCTGCTCCAGTCGCTGTCGTACATCGACCGCGCCTTCGAGTTCGTCAAGGAGACCGTCGCGCACGGCGGCTCCATCATGTTCGTCGGTACGAAGAAGCAGGCGCAGGAAGCGATCGCCGAGCAGGCGACCCGCGTCGGCATGCCCTACGTCAACCAGCGCTGGCTGGGCGGCATGCTCACCAACTTCTCCACCGTCTACAAGCGCCTTCAGCGTCTGAAGGAGCTCGAGCTCATCGACTTCGAGGACGTGGCCGCCTCCGGCCTCACCAAGAAGGAGCTCCTGGTCCTCTCCCGCGAGAAGGCCAAGCTGGAGAAGACCCTCGGCGGTATCCGCGAGATGTCGAAGGTTCCCAGCGCCGTCTGGATCGTCGACACCAAGAAGGAGCACATCGCCGTCGGTGAGGCGCGCAAGCTCCACATCCCGGTCGTCGCGATCCTCGACACCAACTGCGACCCCGACGAGGTCGACTACAAGATCCCGGGCAACGACGACGCGATCCGCTCCGTCACCCTGCTCACCCGCGTGATCGCCGACGCCGTCGCCGAGGGCCTCATCGCCCGCTCCGGCGCTGCGACCGGCGACTCGAAGCCGGGCGACAAGGTCGTCGGCGAGCCGCTCGCCGAGTGGGAGCGCGACCTGCTCGAGGGTGACAAGAAGGCCGACGAGGCCCCCGTCGCCGCCGAGGCCCCCGCTGCCGAGGCCCCCGCCGCCGACGAGGCTGCGGCCGTCGAGGCCCCCGCCGCCGACGAGGCCGCCCCGGCCGCGGACGCCGAGCAGGCCTGA
- a CDS encoding ABC transporter permease, with translation MALPLVFFGLFFAYPVAAITGRGLKTGSGWQFGRIGEVLARPDIADVLWFTTWQALASTALTLLVALPGAYVFARFEFPGKQLLRAVVTVPFVLPTVVVGTAFLALVGRGGLLDELWGVRLDTTVWAILLAHVFFNYAVVVRTVGGLWAQLDPRQEEAARVLGAGRFAAWRRVTLPALGPAVAAAALMVFLFTFSSFGVVQILGGPAYATLEVEVYRQTAQLLDLPTAAVLTLVQFAAVGAILAVHARTVRRRESALRLVDPARTAHRVRGAGQRALLGGVLLTVFLLILLPIGVLVERSFDAAGGYGLDYYRALQDEGAGGGTFLVPPLEAIWNSLEYALAATAIALLIGGLAAAALTRRAGRLVRGFDALLMLPLGVSAVTVGFGFLITLDEPPLDLRTSWILVPLAQALVGVPFVVRTMLPVLRAVDGRLREAAAVLGASPLRAWREVDLPLVRRALLVAAGFAFAVSLGEFGATVFIARPDRPTLPVAVARLLGRAGELNYGQAMALSTILMLVCAVSLLVLDRLRPDRTSGEF, from the coding sequence ATGGCCCTGCCGCTCGTCTTCTTCGGGCTGTTCTTCGCGTACCCCGTGGCCGCCATCACCGGCCGCGGGCTCAAGACCGGGAGCGGATGGCAGTTCGGGCGGATCGGCGAGGTGCTCGCCCGCCCGGACATCGCCGACGTGCTGTGGTTCACCACCTGGCAGGCGCTGGCCTCCACCGCGCTGACCCTGCTGGTCGCGCTGCCGGGCGCGTACGTCTTCGCGCGGTTCGAGTTCCCCGGCAAGCAGCTGCTGCGGGCCGTGGTCACGGTCCCCTTCGTGCTGCCGACCGTCGTGGTGGGCACCGCCTTCCTGGCGCTGGTCGGCCGGGGCGGACTGCTCGACGAACTGTGGGGCGTACGGCTGGACACCACGGTGTGGGCCATCCTGCTCGCCCACGTCTTCTTCAACTACGCCGTGGTGGTCCGCACCGTCGGCGGGCTGTGGGCGCAGCTCGACCCGCGGCAGGAGGAGGCCGCGCGGGTGCTCGGCGCCGGCCGGTTCGCCGCGTGGCGGCGGGTGACGCTGCCCGCGCTCGGCCCCGCGGTGGCCGCCGCCGCGCTGATGGTCTTCCTCTTCACGTTCAGCTCCTTCGGCGTCGTCCAGATCCTCGGCGGACCGGCGTACGCCACCCTCGAGGTGGAGGTCTACCGGCAGACCGCGCAGCTCCTCGACCTGCCCACGGCCGCCGTGCTGACCCTCGTGCAGTTCGCCGCGGTCGGCGCGATCCTGGCCGTGCACGCCCGGACCGTGCGCCGGCGCGAGAGCGCGCTGCGGCTGGTGGACCCGGCGCGGACCGCGCACCGGGTCCGCGGCGCCGGGCAGCGGGCCCTGCTGGGCGGGGTGCTGCTGACGGTCTTCCTGCTGATCCTGCTGCCCATCGGCGTCCTGGTGGAACGGTCCTTCGACGCCGCCGGCGGATACGGACTGGACTACTACCGGGCGCTCCAGGACGAGGGAGCGGGCGGCGGGACGTTCCTCGTGCCGCCGCTGGAGGCGATCTGGAACTCCCTGGAGTACGCGCTCGCCGCCACCGCCATCGCCCTGCTGATCGGCGGGCTCGCGGCCGCCGCCCTCACCCGGCGCGCCGGCCGGCTGGTACGCGGCTTCGACGCGCTGCTGATGCTGCCGCTGGGCGTGTCCGCGGTGACCGTCGGCTTCGGCTTCCTGATCACCCTCGACGAGCCGCCGCTGGACCTTCGCACCTCGTGGATCCTGGTGCCGCTGGCCCAGGCGCTCGTCGGGGTGCCCTTCGTGGTGCGCACCATGCTGCCCGTGCTGCGGGCCGTGGACGGCCGGCTGCGGGAGGCGGCGGCGGTGCTCGGAGCGTCGCCGCTGCGCGCGTGGCGCGAGGTGGACCTGCCGCTGGTACGGCGGGCCCTGCTGGTCGCCGCCGGGTTCGCCTTCGCCGTCTCGCTCGGGGAGTTCGGCGCGACCGTCTTCATCGCGCGGCCCGACCGGCCGACCCTCCCGGTGGCCGTGGCACGGCTGCTGGGCCGGGCCGGCGAACTCAACTACGGGCAGGCGATGGCGCTCAGCACCATCCTGATGCTGGTGTGCGCGGTGTCCCTGCTGGTGCTGGACCGCCTGCGCCCCGACCGAACCTCCGGAGAATTCTGA
- the rlmN gene encoding 23S rRNA (adenine(2503)-C(2))-methyltransferase RlmN: MAPRPVPGELTFVAPRGAKKPPRHLADLSPTERREAVAEIGEKPFRAKQLSQHYFARYAHDPAEWTDIPAGSREKLREALLPDLMSVMRHISCDDDTTRKTLWKLHDGTLVESVLMRYPDRVTMCISSQAGCGMNCPFCATGQAGLDRNLSTAEIVHQIVDGMRALRDGEVPGGPARLSNIVFMGMGEPLANYKRVVGAIRRLTDPEPDGLGLSQRGITVSTVGLVPAMLRFADEGFKCRLAVSLHAPDDELRDTLVPVNTRWKVREVLDAAWEYAEKSGRRISIEYALIRDINDQAWRGDLLGRLLKGKRVHVNLIPLNPTPGSKWTASRPEDERAFVDAIARHGVPVTVRDTRGQEIDGACGQLAASER, encoded by the coding sequence ATGGCCCCCCGTCCCGTCCCGGGCGAGCTCACCTTTGTCGCGCCCCGCGGAGCCAAGAAGCCCCCGCGCCACCTGGCCGACCTGTCGCCCACCGAGCGCCGCGAGGCCGTGGCCGAGATCGGCGAGAAGCCGTTCCGCGCCAAGCAGCTCTCCCAGCACTACTTCGCGCGCTACGCGCACGACCCGGCCGAGTGGACCGACATCCCGGCCGGGTCCCGCGAGAAGCTCCGCGAGGCACTGCTCCCCGACCTGATGTCCGTCATGCGGCACATCTCGTGCGACGACGACACCACTCGCAAGACCCTGTGGAAGCTGCACGACGGCACGCTCGTCGAGTCCGTCCTGATGCGCTACCCCGACCGGGTCACCATGTGCATCTCCTCGCAGGCCGGCTGCGGCATGAACTGCCCGTTCTGCGCCACCGGCCAGGCGGGCCTGGACCGCAACCTGTCCACCGCCGAGATCGTGCACCAGATCGTCGACGGCATGCGCGCCCTGCGCGACGGCGAGGTCCCCGGCGGCCCGGCGCGTCTGTCCAACATCGTCTTCATGGGCATGGGCGAGCCGCTCGCCAACTACAAGCGGGTCGTCGGCGCCATCCGCCGCCTCACCGACCCCGAGCCCGACGGCCTGGGCCTGTCGCAGCGCGGGATCACGGTGTCCACCGTCGGCCTGGTCCCGGCCATGCTGCGCTTCGCCGACGAGGGCTTCAAGTGCCGCCTCGCCGTCTCGCTGCACGCCCCCGACGACGAGCTGCGCGACACCCTCGTGCCCGTGAACACCCGCTGGAAGGTCCGCGAGGTCCTCGATGCGGCCTGGGAGTACGCCGAGAAGTCCGGCCGCCGGATCTCCATCGAGTACGCCCTGATCCGCGACATCAACGACCAGGCCTGGCGCGGCGACCTGCTCGGCCGCCTCCTCAAGGGCAAGCGCGTCCACGTCAACCTGATCCCGCTGAACCCGACCCCGGGCTCCAAGTGGACGGCCTCCCGTCCCGAGGACGAGCGCGCCTTCGTCGACGCCATCGCCCGCCACGGCGTGCCGGTCACCGTCCGCGACACCCGCGGCCAGGAGATCGACGGAGCCTGCGGACAGCTGGCCGCCAGCGAGCGCTGA
- a CDS encoding phosphatidate cytidylyltransferase encodes MNDSPWGASPGAGYSGVRLPSDQGPVPEPVPAGPAYDAQEGPHTRPLSLVHDRFADQEARDRGAAQTGGPLFRDETPPQEPMSMPPPPQAPQASQPPQKKRAGRDLRAAIGVGVGLGAVIFASLFIVKAVFVGVIAVAVVVGLWELTSRLAERKQIKAPLVPLAVGGAAMVVAGYLRGAEGAWVAMALTALAVLVWRMTEPPEGYLKDVTAGVFAAFYVPFLATFVAMLLRADDGPQRVVTFLVLTVVSDTGAYAVGWRFGKHKLAPRISPGKTREGLFGAVAFAMGAGALCMEFLIDGGVWWQGLILGLAVAVSATLGDLGESMIKRDLGIKDMGTLLPGHGGIMDRLDSLLPTAPVVWLLLAAFVGTG; translated from the coding sequence ATGAACGACTCTCCCTGGGGGGCCTCGCCGGGCGCCGGATACTCCGGCGTTCGGCTGCCGTCCGACCAGGGGCCTGTCCCGGAGCCGGTTCCGGCGGGTCCCGCATACGATGCGCAGGAGGGCCCGCACACGCGGCCCCTGTCCCTCGTGCACGACCGCTTCGCAGACCAGGAAGCACGCGACCGGGGGGCCGCCCAGACGGGCGGCCCCCTGTTCCGCGACGAGACGCCGCCGCAGGAGCCCATGTCCATGCCGCCCCCACCGCAGGCGCCCCAGGCCTCGCAGCCGCCGCAGAAGAAGCGCGCGGGGCGGGATCTGCGTGCCGCCATAGGGGTCGGCGTCGGCCTCGGCGCGGTCATCTTCGCCTCGCTGTTCATCGTGAAGGCGGTCTTCGTCGGCGTCATCGCCGTCGCGGTGGTCGTCGGCCTGTGGGAGCTGACCTCCCGGCTGGCCGAACGCAAGCAGATCAAGGCGCCGCTGGTGCCCCTCGCGGTCGGCGGTGCGGCGATGGTCGTCGCCGGCTACCTCCGGGGTGCCGAGGGCGCCTGGGTCGCCATGGCCCTCACCGCGCTCGCCGTGCTCGTCTGGCGGATGACCGAGCCGCCCGAGGGCTACCTCAAGGACGTCACCGCGGGCGTCTTCGCGGCGTTCTACGTGCCGTTCCTGGCGACCTTCGTGGCGATGCTGCTGAGGGCCGACGACGGCCCGCAGCGCGTGGTCACCTTCCTGGTGCTCACCGTCGTCAGCGACACCGGGGCGTACGCGGTCGGCTGGCGCTTCGGCAAGCACAAGCTCGCCCCGCGCATCAGCCCCGGAAAGACCCGCGAGGGCCTGTTCGGCGCCGTGGCCTTCGCGATGGGAGCCGGCGCGCTGTGCATGGAGTTCCTCATCGACGGCGGCGTCTGGTGGCAGGGCCTGATCCTCGGCCTCGCCGTCGCGGTCAGCGCCACGCTGGGTGACCTCGGCGAGTCGATGATCAAGCGGGACCTCGGCATCAAGGACATGGGGACGCTGCTCCCCGGACACGGCGGGATCATGGACCGGCTGGACTCGCTCCTGCCGACCGCCCCGGTGGTCTGGCTGCTCCTGGCGGCCTTTGTCGGAACGGGCTGA
- a CDS encoding thiamine ABC transporter substrate-binding protein, which translates to MSTTQKMAGTALAVALAAVGLAACGSDSEEKPGAAGDAPKQKTVTLVTHDSFATSPAVLKAFEKESGYTVKVLKSGDAGAALNQEILTKGSPRGDVFFGVDNTLLSRALDHGIFTPYEAKGLAEVPEQYQLDKAQHRVTPVDSGDICVNYDKKYFADKKLAPPQTLDDLVKPAYKDLLVVENAATSSPGLGFLLATVGKYGDQGWETYWGKLKANGVEVVDGWEQAYNDRFSGSAGGKKAKGDRPLVVSYASSPPVEVLYAQPQPKEAPTGVATGTCFRQTEFAGLLDGAKNEAGGKALLDFLIGKKFQEDMPLTMFVNPVVKGAALPELFTKHGVVVDKPETVPADRIAENREQWVKAWTSLVLK; encoded by the coding sequence GTGAGCACCACCCAGAAGATGGCGGGCACCGCGCTCGCCGTGGCCCTCGCCGCCGTCGGTCTCGCCGCGTGCGGGAGTGACAGCGAGGAGAAGCCCGGCGCCGCCGGCGACGCGCCGAAGCAGAAGACCGTCACGCTCGTCACGCACGACTCCTTCGCGACCTCTCCGGCCGTGCTGAAGGCGTTCGAGAAGGAGAGCGGCTACACGGTCAAGGTCCTCAAGAGCGGCGACGCCGGCGCGGCGCTCAACCAGGAGATCCTCACCAAGGGATCGCCGCGCGGCGACGTCTTCTTCGGCGTCGACAACACCCTGCTCTCCCGCGCGCTCGACCACGGCATCTTCACGCCGTACGAGGCGAAGGGCCTGGCCGAGGTCCCCGAGCAGTACCAGCTCGACAAGGCGCAGCACCGGGTCACGCCCGTCGACTCCGGCGACATCTGCGTCAACTACGACAAGAAGTACTTCGCGGACAAGAAGCTCGCCCCGCCGCAGACCCTGGACGACCTGGTGAAGCCGGCGTACAAGGACCTGCTCGTCGTCGAGAACGCCGCGACCTCCTCGCCCGGCCTCGGCTTCCTGCTCGCCACTGTCGGCAAGTACGGCGACCAGGGCTGGGAGACGTACTGGGGCAAGCTGAAGGCCAACGGCGTCGAGGTCGTCGACGGCTGGGAGCAGGCCTACAACGACCGCTTCTCCGGCTCCGCGGGCGGCAAGAAGGCCAAGGGTGACCGGCCGCTGGTCGTCTCGTACGCCTCCAGCCCGCCGGTCGAGGTGCTGTACGCGCAGCCGCAGCCCAAGGAGGCGCCGACCGGCGTCGCCACCGGCACCTGCTTCCGCCAGACCGAGTTCGCGGGTCTGCTGGACGGCGCGAAGAACGAGGCCGGCGGCAAGGCGCTCCTCGACTTCCTGATCGGCAAGAAGTTCCAGGAGGACATGCCGCTCACCATGTTCGTGAACCCGGTCGTCAAGGGCGCCGCGCTGCCCGAGCTGTTCACGAAGCACGGGGTGGTCGTCGACAAGCCGGAGACCGTCCCTGCGGACCGGATCGCCGAGAACCGCGAGCAGTGGGTCAAGGCATGGACCTCGCTCGTCCTGAAGTAG